Genomic window (Desulforapulum autotrophicum HRM2):
ATCATAGTGTTCAATCTTTTGGGAGCCGTGACCTAGATATCTCCGACCCTGATCTTGTTGAACGAACCATCAGGGAACTTGCGCCCGAGGTGGTTATCAACTGTGCGGCTTACACCAATGTGGACGGCTGTGAAGACAATCGGGACCATGCCTTCCATGTCAATGCCGTTGGTGCTGAAAATCTGGCCCGTTCCTGCCGGACCGTTGACGCCCTCATGGTTCATATCTCAACAGACTACGTGTTTGACGGTAAAAAAGAACCTCCCCTGACCTATGCTGAAACAGATCCCACTGCGCCGCTGAACGTGTATGGTGCATCCAAGCTCGAGGGAGAGAAACGTGTGGCAGCCCTTCTGGAAAAACAGATTATCGTCCGGACCGCCTGGCTCTATGGCGCCCAAGGTAACAATTTTATCAAGACCATATTGAAACTTACCCTTGGTAACCCCGAGAAAACCATCCGGGTCGTGGACGATCAGTTCGGATCTCCCACCTGGACCCTGAGGCTGGCCCTTCAGCTTGAACGTCTTGTTGAGGCAGATGGCCGTGGCATCTTCCATGCAACGGCTGAGGGATATTGCTCCTGGTATGAATTTGCCACTTACTTTTTGAAAAAAATGGATGTAAGTCACAATATCATTGCCTGCACCACACAGGAGTATCCCCTGCCTGCAACCAGGCCTTTCAACTCGATTCTCGACAATGCACGGCTTAAACAGAAAAATATGAATCGTATGACTGGCTGGCGCCATGGGGTGGATCTTTTTGTATCAAGATTTCGACAGGAACTGCTCGATGAGTGCTCTTAATTGTTGGAATAGAGCCTCTTTTTTCGATCTCTTTTATCCATAAAATATAGGGGGGTGACACCCATGAATAAAATTGACCTTTCCGGATTTAAAGCCGCCATGGGTCAGTATCTTCGTTATGTTCGGGGCAAAAAAATTGAAGATGCCAGTCAAAAGGATCTTTTTAATGCTGTCTCATCTGTGGTGAGAATGCTGCTCATCGATATCACCATGGAGACCGAGGATAGATACACGAAGGCCGATGCCAAAAGAATGCACTACCTTTCCATTGAGTTTCTGCCAGGGCGGTTGCTGTCCAACAACCTGTTGAATCTTGGAATCGAGAAAGAGTGCAGGGATATTCTCAAAACCATGAACATCGACCTTGACGATCTCCTTAACGAGGAGCACGATCCGGCCCTTGGCAATGGGGGCTTAGGCCGCCTTGCCGCCTGTTACCTTGATTCTCTTGCCACCCTTGATATGCCGGGCTTCGGCTATGGCATCAACTATGATTATGGGCTTTTCAAGCAGACCATAATGGCAGGAGAGCAGCGGGAAAACCCAGATTTCTGGCCCAACCGATCGTCACCCTGGTTGCTTGCCCGCTCGGATGTGCGCTGCATGGTTCCCGTATACGGCAGAATTCAGGGAACCGAGGACAGGGAAGGTGAATACAACCCCATGTGGGTGGACTGGAAACTTATCCTTGGACGGGTCCATGACATTCCCATTGCAGGCTTTGGCGGACGAACGGTCAACCGGCTTCGGCTTTTTTCCGCCTGGGCAAGTGAAGATTTTGACATGCAGGTCTTTAACGAGGGGGATTATTTCAGGGCTGTTGAGGAGAAGATACAGTTTGAATCCATCTCAAAGATCCTTTACCCATCGGATTCCATGGCGGCCGGCAGGGAGTTACGGCTTGTGCAGGAATATTTCCTGGTGGCCTGCTCTGTTCAGGATATTATTCGCATTTATTTGAAGGACCATGAAGGGTTTGATCAATTCCCCGACAAGGTGGCCATCCAGCTGAACGACACCCATCCTGCTCTGACCGTGGCTGAACTCATGCGGGTTCTGGTGGATGTTCATGGTCTTGAATGGGACCCGGCCTGGAAAATCACCACGAAAACCCTTGGCTATACTAACCACACCCTTCTACCTGAAGCCCTTGAAACCTGGCCAGTATCGATTCTTAAAAGGGTGATCCCGCGTCATCTCCAGATTATCTATGAAATCAACCGACGGTTTATAGAACTTGTCAAGCAGCGGTTTCCAAACAATACCCGCCTGGTAAAATCCATGTCGATCATCAGGGAGGGGGGTGAGCAGCGGATTTTGATGGCAAACCTTGCCATCATCGGCAGCCATTCCGTGAACGGGGTTGCACGGATTCATTCTGAACTTGTCAAAAACAATCTTGTTCCTGATTTTTACCGGCTCTGGCCTGAACGGTTCAACAACAAGACCAACGGTGTCACCCCCAGACGGTGGATTCTCTCGGCAAATCCCGGCCTTTCAGGACTGATCACTGAGGCCATTGGGGATGGCTGGATTTCTGACCTTGACCAGTTAAAACGGCTTGAACCCCTGGTCCATGACAGTGTGTTTCTTGAGCGATTTGCCCAGGTGAAACGGGCAAACAAGATTGATCTCGCTGAAATTATAGGCGAAACAACCTATGTGGAAGTTGATCCTGACTCTATCTTTGACATTCATGCCAAAAGAATCCATGAATACAAACGCCAGTTTCTCAATGTTTTAAACATTGTTCACACCTATCTGAAAATAAAAGAGGACAAACAAATTCCCGGGGCACCAAGAACTTTTATTTTTGCCGGTAAAGCAGCTCCTGGGTACGTCAATGCAAAGCTTACCATCCGTTTGATCCATGGGGTTGCAGATGTGATAAACAATGATCCTGAAGTAAGTCCCTGGATAAGAGTGGTCTTTATTCCAGATTACAGGGTCTCCCTTGCCGAGGCACTCATTCCTGGGGCGGATGTGAGTGAACAGATCTCGTGTGCAGGCATGGAAGCTTCTGGAACGGGCAATATGAAATTTGCCATGAACGGTGCTTTAACTGTTGGCACCCTTGACGGTGCAACTGTTGAGATAGCCGAGAGGGTCGGCCTGGAAAATCTCTATATTTTTGGTCTCAAGGTCGATGAAATAGCGGCCATGAGAAAACATTACAACCCCAGGGATTACATTGAGAATAATCCAGATCTGATGCGGGTCATGAATGTCATCCGTTCGGATCTCTTCTGTAAAAAAGACCCGGGCATTTTTAAAAGGCTCCATGATGCTGTGGTAGATTTCGGGGATTACTATTTTAACATGGCAGATTTTTCTGCCTACGTTGAAACCCAGAACCAGGTGGTGACAGATTACTGCAATAAAAAGCAATGGGCGGAACGATCTATTTTAAATACGGCAAGGACCGGATATTTTTCAAGTGACAGGGCAATCCGTGAATATGCGGATGATATCTGGAAAATCAAGCCTTTTCCCTGAAGGATCGAGCTCTTTTAATGTGATTTTCAAGAAAATTCTCTTTGCTTGCTTGTTTTCTCAAAGTTTTACTTGCGATTTTCAACCTATAGATGTATTTAATAAATCAATTTGTACGGACTAAATTGCATTCAAAGTATGACGGGGAAACACATGGGAATTCATGAGCGCAAAATTAGAGAAAAAGAAGAACGTCGCAGACAGATAATGGAGGCTGCAAAGCTTGTATTCTCTGCCAAGGGGTTTAACCGGGCAACCATGGAGGAGATTGCAGGCGAGGCTGAGTTGAGTCCGGGCACCCTGTATCTTTATTTTAAAAATAAGGAGGAACTTCACACCTCCCTTTCCATTGATATCCTCAAATACCTCACCCGGCAGATACGGGATTACGTGGATGAAAGAAACATGAGTCCCGAGGCAAAAATTTATGCCCTGCGGGACGCCTTTATCAATGTCTACGAGTATGATGCCATGGTGTTGATCAACCTGTTTCACCTCCAGGCCGGGGAAACCCTGAAGAATTTGTCCGGCGAGGTTCTGCAGCAGATCAAGGAGGCATCTGGAGATGCATTGGGGGCTATCACCTCCATCGTGCAGGAAGGCATTGATCAGGGTGTGTTTGTTGACAAACATCCGGTTGCCCTTGCTGATATCATCTGGGCGACCTATTCGGGCGTAGTTCTCTGGGTGGACAGCAAGCGTCTGCTCAACAATGAAAAAGATTTTGTAAAGCAGACCCTTGAGACAGCCTTTGACCTTATTGTTGCGGGTTTGAGAAATCTATGACTCCTTGCAGAGTCTATGGATGGTCTGGGCATGCCAGTCACCCCTTCCTGAGAAGGTCGGTATGCCCTTGTCCATGAGAGCCTGGGCAATTTCTGCAAAGGTTGACCGCTTTTTACGCATGTCGCGGATTATCTCAATCACCTCATCCTTGGTGTGATGGGTTCCAGAGGCATAGCTCGTTGTTCCCTTTTGAATGGGTTTTGATTGACTTGCAGCGTCCAGGGTAGGCACAACCCTATCCATCAGAATCTGATTGAGATTCTCAAAAAAAGTACCGACAGACTCGTGCTGTTTGATCTGTGCCTGTATGAGACTCTCCTGATTCTCTGCCATTCGCTCCAGGCTTGCTGCCATGGTGGCAATACTTTCTTTTATGATGGGCAGGTATTCTGTTGTTTCATCGGTCTCCTTGTATTGGCTTTGGGGGGGGAATGGACCCCTCCGGTCAGTCATTTTTCTACGCTCGCTTCCCAAGCCGTATCGATCTCCGATCTCCTTTCTGGTAGGTCCGGAAGGTCTTGGGGGTGCCCCCCGATGCGTGCTTCTCAGGTTTTTTAAAAAATCGCTCATATTTCCTCCTGAACTATCTGTTTAAATAACCCCGTGTGTAGATTTTAAAATATTGGCTTGTTCTTGATTGAATTTCTTTTAGTGGATTGATAAAGATTCATGGGGTTAAGCATATTCTTTTAAAGAATCGCATACAGATACTTTACAGCACTTATTTGATAAGTCAATAAGGAAATGGCGAAAATGAGCTAAAAAGGCGTGTTTGAAAGGAGGATACCGGGGGAGATAAAACAGAGGATGACCTGGGATGGTGTTGCCGTAAGAACTGGTTCTGCACGGTTAAACAGGCCATCCCGAAGGTGATCCCGGTGAAAATCCTAGCGGGATTTTTCCATGAGAGCGGCCGTCTCTTTTTGTATGCAAAAGTAAATATCCTCATCGCTGCCAAAAATATCAATGACATCCTTGTGGTTGATGAGGGTCTCCACAATGTAGGCGGTAAGGTATAGACTTACCACGTTGGGGCTTGCCACAAGGGTTCGGAACGGGGCGATTTTAAAATCAATGTCAAACACCTCTGCCCTGCACAGGGTTTCAAGGCATTTTGCAATCTGTTCCTGGATGGCATTTTTACTGACTGTTTCCACAAGCCCTGTCTCCACAAGCCGCATGGAGACCTTGTTACTGAAGGATTCAATATTGTCCCTTACAGCACTTATGGCACGGTCTCTTTCCCGTGTTTTGGAGGATTCAATTTTCGAAAGCAGCTTTGATTCCCGGTTTCCTACACTGAATGACTTGCCCATGGAATATCCTTCTATATATCTGCGTTAAATGATTGGTTCGTTCTATTCATGCTCATTGACACTTATCTTTTTATTTATAAGCTAAAATTCGATAGTGTTTCAAGATAAAAATCATGATGCCTCAATAATAATTTGCGGAGAAAACCTGCCGTTAAAACGGTTCATTCGTATTCGGAATGCAATTTGTTCAAAGTGGTCGGGCAGACAATCCAAATCATCAATGTTGAAATGGACGGCACTGATGCAAGGGCCGGAAGCGTTAGTTTGTTTTGCAAGTTCCATCTTTCTGTGGCGCATTCCGATGATGGTCGAATGGGTTACTTTTATATCTTTGCAGTAGAACAGTGGCTCGGGATTGCCCATTCCAAAAGGTCTCAAACTGTCAATGGCCTCAATAAGCTCCTTTGTGACTGTATCGATCTCAAGGGCGCAATCAAGTTCCAGAATCCGTTTTCGGGGTTCTCCATGAACAATGGATCTTATGGTATTCTCAAAGTGATGGGAAAACGCAGCCATATTTTTTTCCTGGATTGTGAGCCCGGCTGCCATGGCATGGCCCCCGAATCGTTCAAGAAAGTCACTGCATTGCCCAAGGGCACTGTGGATGTTGATGTTGTTGATGCTTCTGCAGGATCCTGTGGCAGGTGAGTTTGCCGTGGATATGAGCACGACTGGGCAGACGTATTTTCGGGAAATCTTTGATGCAACAATGCCGAGAACCCCAGGGTGCCACGACGAATCCCACATCACCAGGGCATCTTTACAGGGTGCGCCGTTTTGTCGTGAAATCCGCCGTTCAATGTCGGCAACTATGCTTTGTTCTGTCTGCTGGCGCTTTTTGTTGAGCTGGTCCAGGAGGTCTGCCTTTTGTTCGGCTCCCCTGGGGTCCCTTGAGCACAGAAGGTCAATGCAGATCCTGGCGTGGGCCATTCTTCCCGCGGCGTTGATCCGTGGCGCGATCCTGAAGGCAATGTCATCCGAGTCAATAAGGGCCACATCGATCCTTGCGACGTCAAAAAGGGCAGATAGCCCGGGTCGTTTCCCCCTTCGCATCACCTCTATGCCGGCAATGGTTAGGACCCTGTTCTCAGCGGTCAGGGGTACCATATCGGCAATGGTTCCAAGGGCCACAAGGTCGCAACTTGCCAGCAGGTTGGGCTCTGTGAACCGCTGCCACATTCCTCTTTTGCGCATTTCCATTCTCAGGGCAATAACAAGGTAAAAGGCGACCCCCACTCCGGCAAGGTGGTCAAGACCTGAATGGCAGCACTTTTGTTTGGGGTTCACAATGGCAAGGGCCCGTGGGGCGGGGTCCGGCACCTCGTGGTGGTCGGTAACAATGACGTCAATATCCTCCAGGCGTGCAAGGTCAACGGCTTCAAAGCTGTCAGAACCGCAGTCCACTGTGACGATAAGATCGATCTGCTGTTCGGTTGCCATGGCAATGTGCTCAACCTTGAGCCCATATCCCTCTTTGCTTCTGTGGGGGATATACCAGGAAATTTCTCCATTGACATGGGTCAGAAAATCGTTGAGAACAGCTGTTGCAGTGATTCCGTCTGCATCAAAATCGCCAAAAATAAGTATTCGTTCATTGTTTTCAATGGCCAGGATAATCCGTTCCACGGCCCTGTCCATATCCTTGAGGGAAAAGGGACTGGTAAGGGTTTCCATGGTTGGAGTAAGGAAGGCCAGTGCGGCTTCCGGGGTTTTTACACCCCTATTTGCAAGAAGGGTTGCAACAATTCGATGGCATCCCAGGGCCTTTTCAAGTCCTGCAACAGTGGCTGAGTTCGATTTTTTTTCTTTCCACTCTGTTTCCATACCCATCCAATAAAATTTTAACCATATATTAGGACGTGGGAAAATGTCAAATTATTCTATACCCGATCGATTCTTTCTGCTGGAATTGCAACATCCTTTAAATTACGGGTTGAAAGATGTTCTCCAAAGATGATATAGATAAAGGTTGTAATTTATTAATTCAAAGGGGCTTTGAATGCAGACCGTTCATAAATTGTACCGGATGGAAAAGAGCAGGATCGGGTTTCTCAAGTTTATCTTTGAGGGATATGACAATCTTGCCGTTTTGACCACCCTTGATTCAACCGCAGGTCTTGTTCGGCTTGCCATCTCCCCCGGCTGTTCTTCCGAGGCGTTTGCCGTGATGGAAGATTTGAAAAAGGATATCATGATCAGTGACGTTTAAAGAAAAGATCCATACGGAAAATCCCAAGGGATATGCCTACATATACACCATCGGGTGTCAGATGAATACCTATGATACTGAAAGGCTTTTTTTCATACTCGGCGGCCTTGGATATGTGAAGACCAATGATCTGCACAGGGCTGACATCATTGTCTGCAATACCTGTTCGATCCGTGAGAAGGCCCAGGAAAAGGCCTTCAGCTTTCTGGGCCGGGTGCCTCCCCTGAAAAAAGCAAAGCCCCATTTGATAACCATCATGACCGGGTGCGTGGCCCAGCAGGAAGCGGAAGAGGTATTCAAGCGCAACGCCTGCATTGATATTGTTCTCGGGACCCAGGCCTTTTCCCGGCTGGGAGGCCATATTATGAACGTCCTCAATGGCAGGGGGCAGATCACGGACGTTGAAGATTCACCGGCCATTTACGAGGCCATGCCTGATTTTTCATTTATTGACAACGATAAGGTGTCACGGTTTGTCACCATCATGCAGGGGTGTGACAATTTCTGCACCTATTGCGTGGTCCCCTATGTAAGGGGACGGGAGCGAAGCCGTACCCCGGAGAGCATTGTTGAGGAGATCAGTATTCTTGCCGATGCCGGGGTAAAAGAGGTGACCCTGCTCGGTCAGAATGTCAACTCCTACGGCCAAAAAGAGCAGATTTGTTCTTTTTCGGATCTGCTCGAACAGATTTCCCGGGTTTCAGGCATTGAAAGAATTCGATTTGCCACCTCCCATCCCAAGGATCTTTCAGACGATTTGATTTATGCCATCAGGGATATTGACAAGGTGTGCAATCAGCTTCACCTTCCTGTTCAGTCTGGATCAAATCGGATATTGAAAAAAATGAACCGTGGGTATACAAAGGAACAATATCTTGAACGGGTTGGAAAACTCAGGAAAAATTGTCCGTCAATTGCCCTTTCTTCAGACATGATTATTGGGTTTCCCTCTGAAACCCGGGCTGATTTTGACGAAACAATGGACCTTGTGCGACGGGTTGAGTTTGACGGCATATTTGCCTTTGCCTACTCGGACAGGCCCCAGGCACCTGCCTCAAAATTTTCAGATGGGGTCGAAGATGCTGAAAAGATGGAGCGACTCAACGAGCTCATCCAATTCCAGGACGAGATGACCCATCAAAAGAACCAGGCCCTGGTCGGTGCCTGGGAGCAGGTCCTTGTGGAGGGACTAAGTCAGAAAAAGAGACACGATGAGGGTGAAAATCCGTCTGATTTTCCCCAGATGACGGGTAGAACCGAATCGGGAAAAATTGTCCATTTTTATGGAAACAATGTTTGTCCTGGAGAGATCCTGGATGTCAAAATAAAGTATGCCTACCCCCATTCCCTGTGGGCAGTGCAAGGGAGATAAATAGATGAAGACCCAAGGAAAAAGCAGGCGGATCGGCAGGAACGCTCCCTGTCCCTGCGGAAGCGGAAAAAAGTATAAAAACTGCTGCATGGACAAGGATCAGGTGCTGACCCTGAAAGAGTCCTACAAACGCAGGTACGGCATTATTCTCAAAGAGCCCAACCAGATCGAAGGCATCCGTAAGTCTGGAGTTCTTCTTTTGTCTATCATGGACAAGGTTGCCGCCATGATTGCCCCGGGCATCACCACGGACGAA
Coding sequences:
- the rfbD gene encoding dTDP-4-dehydrorhamnose reductase — encoded protein: MRILICGGTGQLGQDCTRVFNKNHSVQSFGSRDLDISDPDLVERTIRELAPEVVINCAAYTNVDGCEDNRDHAFHVNAVGAENLARSCRTVDALMVHISTDYVFDGKKEPPLTYAETDPTAPLNVYGASKLEGEKRVAALLEKQIIVRTAWLYGAQGNNFIKTILKLTLGNPEKTIRVVDDQFGSPTWTLRLALQLERLVEADGRGIFHATAEGYCSWYEFATYFLKKMDVSHNIIACTTQEYPLPATRPFNSILDNARLKQKNMNRMTGWRHGVDLFVSRFRQELLDECS
- a CDS encoding glycogen/starch/alpha-glucan phosphorylase; the encoded protein is MNKIDLSGFKAAMGQYLRYVRGKKIEDASQKDLFNAVSSVVRMLLIDITMETEDRYTKADAKRMHYLSIEFLPGRLLSNNLLNLGIEKECRDILKTMNIDLDDLLNEEHDPALGNGGLGRLAACYLDSLATLDMPGFGYGINYDYGLFKQTIMAGEQRENPDFWPNRSSPWLLARSDVRCMVPVYGRIQGTEDREGEYNPMWVDWKLILGRVHDIPIAGFGGRTVNRLRLFSAWASEDFDMQVFNEGDYFRAVEEKIQFESISKILYPSDSMAAGRELRLVQEYFLVACSVQDIIRIYLKDHEGFDQFPDKVAIQLNDTHPALTVAELMRVLVDVHGLEWDPAWKITTKTLGYTNHTLLPEALETWPVSILKRVIPRHLQIIYEINRRFIELVKQRFPNNTRLVKSMSIIREGGEQRILMANLAIIGSHSVNGVARIHSELVKNNLVPDFYRLWPERFNNKTNGVTPRRWILSANPGLSGLITEAIGDGWISDLDQLKRLEPLVHDSVFLERFAQVKRANKIDLAEIIGETTYVEVDPDSIFDIHAKRIHEYKRQFLNVLNIVHTYLKIKEDKQIPGAPRTFIFAGKAAPGYVNAKLTIRLIHGVADVINNDPEVSPWIRVVFIPDYRVSLAEALIPGADVSEQISCAGMEASGTGNMKFAMNGALTVGTLDGATVEIAERVGLENLYIFGLKVDEIAAMRKHYNPRDYIENNPDLMRVMNVIRSDLFCKKDPGIFKRLHDAVVDFGDYYFNMADFSAYVETQNQVVTDYCNKKQWAERSILNTARTGYFSSDRAIREYADDIWKIKPFP
- a CDS encoding TetR/AcrR family transcriptional regulator, translating into MGIHERKIREKEERRRQIMEAAKLVFSAKGFNRATMEEIAGEAELSPGTLYLYFKNKEELHTSLSIDILKYLTRQIRDYVDERNMSPEAKIYALRDAFINVYEYDAMVLINLFHLQAGETLKNLSGEVLQQIKEASGDALGAITSIVQEGIDQGVFVDKHPVALADIIWATYSGVVLWVDSKRLLNNEKDFVKQTLETAFDLIVAGLRNL
- the recJ gene encoding single-stranded-DNA-specific exonuclease RecJ — encoded protein: MGMETEWKEKKSNSATVAGLEKALGCHRIVATLLANRGVKTPEAALAFLTPTMETLTSPFSLKDMDRAVERIILAIENNERILIFGDFDADGITATAVLNDFLTHVNGEISWYIPHRSKEGYGLKVEHIAMATEQQIDLIVTVDCGSDSFEAVDLARLEDIDVIVTDHHEVPDPAPRALAIVNPKQKCCHSGLDHLAGVGVAFYLVIALRMEMRKRGMWQRFTEPNLLASCDLVALGTIADMVPLTAENRVLTIAGIEVMRRGKRPGLSALFDVARIDVALIDSDDIAFRIAPRINAAGRMAHARICIDLLCSRDPRGAEQKADLLDQLNKKRQQTEQSIVADIERRISRQNGAPCKDALVMWDSSWHPGVLGIVASKISRKYVCPVVLISTANSPATGSCRSINNINIHSALGQCSDFLERFGGHAMAAGLTIQEKNMAAFSHHFENTIRSIVHGEPRKRILELDCALEIDTVTKELIEAIDSLRPFGMGNPEPLFYCKDIKVTHSTIIGMRHRKMELAKQTNASGPCISAVHFNIDDLDCLPDHFEQIAFRIRMNRFNGRFSPQIIIEAS
- a CDS encoding DUF4911 domain-containing protein; its protein translation is MQTVHKLYRMEKSRIGFLKFIFEGYDNLAVLTTLDSTAGLVRLAISPGCSSEAFAVMEDLKKDIMISDV
- the miaB gene encoding tRNA (N6-isopentenyl adenosine(37)-C2)-methylthiotransferase MiaB, giving the protein MTFKEKIHTENPKGYAYIYTIGCQMNTYDTERLFFILGGLGYVKTNDLHRADIIVCNTCSIREKAQEKAFSFLGRVPPLKKAKPHLITIMTGCVAQQEAEEVFKRNACIDIVLGTQAFSRLGGHIMNVLNGRGQITDVEDSPAIYEAMPDFSFIDNDKVSRFVTIMQGCDNFCTYCVVPYVRGRERSRTPESIVEEISILADAGVKEVTLLGQNVNSYGQKEQICSFSDLLEQISRVSGIERIRFATSHPKDLSDDLIYAIRDIDKVCNQLHLPVQSGSNRILKKMNRGYTKEQYLERVGKLRKNCPSIALSSDMIIGFPSETRADFDETMDLVRRVEFDGIFAFAYSDRPQAPASKFSDGVEDAEKMERLNELIQFQDEMTHQKNQALVGAWEQVLVEGLSQKKRHDEGENPSDFPQMTGRTESGKIVHFYGNNVCPGEILDVKIKYAYPHSLWAVQGR